From Myxococcus stipitatus, the proteins below share one genomic window:
- a CDS encoding S24/S26 family peptidase — MPRESSTSAVAPGLRWIPVQGDSMWPSLRAGDLAGVEPLEGPPRPGEVVLARFDAALVLHRVHGAERGTLSLRGDNAPSEDPPLPLSRVLGRVRRVRRAGVELAEGWDVGPSRLGRVRAVVKRRVARWLGRGGQA, encoded by the coding sequence ATGCCGCGCGAGTCGTCCACGTCCGCCGTTGCTCCGGGACTGCGCTGGATTCCCGTCCAGGGAGACAGCATGTGGCCCTCGTTGCGCGCGGGTGACCTCGCGGGGGTGGAGCCGCTGGAGGGCCCGCCCCGGCCGGGTGAGGTGGTGCTGGCGCGCTTCGACGCGGCGTTGGTGCTGCACCGGGTGCACGGCGCGGAGCGGGGGACGCTGTCGCTGCGTGGTGACAACGCCCCGTCCGAGGATCCACCGCTGCCGCTGTCCCGCGTGCTGGGGCGCGTGCGCCGCGTCCGTCGCGCCGGGGTGGAGCTGGCGGAGGGCTGGGATGTCGGTCCGTCGCGGCTGGGGCGCGTGCGGGCGGTGGTGAAGCGGCGGGTGGCGCGGTGGTTGGGGCGAGGAGGGCAGGCATGA
- a CDS encoding tetratricopeptide repeat protein encodes MYNVLISLAVGIVVALLVKLAGFSLWAGLVPGLIAMVIAFILLARRVAARIQALMTTVQQDLQSQPTSQKDAQGRVERAVKTLEKGLVYDKWQFMVGPEIHAQIGMLKYMVKDLDGAKSHFDKSSSRNYMAKAMEGALYYQRKDFAAMKGAFEAAVKSGKKESIVWAVYAWCLLQNKEKDEAQRVLARGVEENPKDERLKTSLSQIQNDKRLKMKPYEPMWWQFGLEAPPPMMPPMGGGRRMQFTTRR; translated from the coding sequence ATGTACAACGTTCTTATCTCGCTGGCAGTGGGTATCGTCGTCGCGCTGCTGGTGAAGCTCGCGGGCTTCTCCCTCTGGGCGGGCCTCGTCCCGGGGCTCATCGCCATGGTCATCGCCTTCATCCTGCTGGCCAGGCGGGTGGCGGCCCGCATCCAGGCGCTGATGACGACGGTCCAGCAGGACCTCCAGTCCCAGCCGACCAGCCAGAAGGATGCCCAGGGTCGGGTGGAGCGCGCCGTCAAGACGCTGGAGAAGGGTCTGGTCTACGACAAGTGGCAGTTCATGGTCGGGCCGGAGATCCACGCGCAGATCGGCATGCTCAAGTACATGGTGAAGGACCTGGACGGGGCCAAGAGCCACTTCGACAAGTCCAGCTCCCGCAACTACATGGCCAAGGCCATGGAGGGCGCCCTGTACTACCAGCGCAAGGACTTCGCGGCGATGAAGGGCGCCTTCGAGGCCGCCGTGAAGAGCGGCAAGAAGGAGTCCATCGTCTGGGCCGTCTACGCCTGGTGCCTCCTCCAGAACAAGGAGAAGGACGAGGCCCAGCGCGTGCTGGCGCGCGGCGTCGAGGAGAACCCCAAGGACGAGCGGCTCAAGACGAGCCTGTCGCAGATCCAGAACGACAAGCGGCTGAAGATGAAGCCGTACGAGCCCATGTGGTGGCAGTTCGGCCTCGAGGCCCCTCCTCCGATGATGCCCCCCATGGGCGGCGGTCGCAGGATGCAGTTCACCACCCGACGCTGA
- a CDS encoding PqqD family protein, translated as MSGDFAPESHPRRRAGADGQRFGADYLLLDAEGRTLRGLNATAVRIWELSDGSRTARSVAEVVAGEFSMDVKQVLSDTLRFLSDLARLGLIDELQEVR; from the coding sequence ATGAGCGGCGACTTCGCGCCGGAGAGTCACCCGCGGCGACGCGCGGGCGCGGATGGCCAGCGCTTCGGCGCGGACTACCTGCTACTCGACGCGGAGGGGCGCACGCTGCGCGGCCTCAACGCGACCGCGGTGAGAATCTGGGAGCTCAGTGACGGGTCGCGGACGGCGCGCTCGGTGGCCGAGGTGGTGGCCGGTGAGTTCTCCATGGACGTGAAGCAGGTCCTGTCGGACACGCTTCGATTCCTCTCGGATCTGGCCCGGCTGGGCCTCATCGACGAGCTTCAGGAGGTACGGTGA
- a CDS encoding response regulator — protein sequence MKVLLVEDDASLREGMGELISDLAEVRSVGTVAEALAALGAEPFELVVTDLRIGGGESGGRAVVEAARRRGRSVAIVSAASPEEVARALRPFIPDGILVKPFQIEDILGLVERFLAVYRAAEQAAHKDGAPDAGWSEQGPGVQVVVSGDGEGARAWVRLARDARWQWEVRPRGREVVRLLEGELEVEGVRYVAPATFFVGAAQLPEVRTSTGCLAVTLGLKG from the coding sequence ATGAAGGTTCTGCTGGTCGAGGATGACGCGAGCCTCCGAGAAGGCATGGGTGAGCTCATCTCCGACCTGGCGGAGGTCCGCTCGGTGGGCACCGTGGCGGAAGCCCTGGCGGCCCTGGGGGCGGAGCCCTTCGAGCTGGTGGTGACGGACCTGCGCATTGGCGGCGGCGAATCTGGCGGACGGGCGGTGGTGGAGGCGGCCCGGAGGCGCGGGCGGTCGGTGGCCATCGTCAGCGCCGCGTCCCCGGAGGAGGTGGCCCGGGCCCTCAGGCCCTTCATCCCGGACGGCATCCTGGTGAAGCCCTTCCAGATAGAGGACATCCTCGGGCTGGTGGAGCGCTTCCTCGCCGTCTATCGGGCCGCGGAGCAGGCGGCGCACAAGGATGGCGCGCCCGACGCGGGCTGGAGCGAGCAGGGCCCCGGCGTCCAGGTCGTCGTCTCCGGAGACGGGGAGGGGGCCCGCGCGTGGGTCCGCCTGGCCCGGGACGCGCGCTGGCAGTGGGAGGTCCGGCCCCGAGGGCGCGAGGTCGTCCGGCTCCTGGAGGGAGAGCTCGAGGTGGAGGGCGTGCGCTACGTCGCGCCGGCGACGTTCTTCGTGGGCGCCGCGCAGCTGCCCGAGGTGCGCACCAGCACCGGATGTCTCGCGGTCACCCTGGGGTTGAAAGGCTAG
- a CDS encoding PQQ-binding-like beta-propeller repeat protein: protein MKTSSTLGFVALLACLLVPAEVLAQRSFTITQVRAPGETTARVVMEEVSELTFDVRNTSNNNSRRMNEIYFVLPNTHALLESPAPPGWMVSYFDAPSRTIAFARAGVTCASADYGLAMNETVRLTIRTIPSPAASDQAGQRFATGTVGRDTCLGQNFTASNLTNAASQWVRSGLFAHVSAQPRVLPVQGDLTARIVLENRTSQGTALQNVSAEGPTSNVGLVSFEIVELQPANFQVNIPARGAGILSARVRTLSGGELVAYVRGTGPANLSSQVAATPMVNVGVLPAAADVDTLDAFAGETVKVRLSVTNASTTATYLNVTPRAPVLRGTAGATLVSGPTPASVSRLSPGTSAHFIWTYQLSGAEFSDYIFDLRADATLDGSAVTTSLVSTSQGRIVAHRVRASPSALLSGNSSQTVVYTVQNRGQVPLAEVRILKPAANFFTASNTVPPVTGWSVTSNTNVGITWEANNNANRIPVGGERSFSVTYSSVGAVTANTAFRQRFHLATSYASGSDTRIDTPMTVVTGTAPEVERLTAVARDGSVTLNWDNPAAHNGVLILRAAGAAPNVAPVPGRTYAAGATLGNATVVYADTFSSATTFEDTSVTNGTTYYYRVFNADDVKWYSAGNRPTSAALVATPQARVAGGPLWCYSVGLDARQQPITELGVGVFSAFNDSVVANLTQVSNPAQDGAERWRPLPLSGLIGSRFPVVPLHGRPGQYILVGDQSGVGYAIDTATGIPLWRWDNNGAPIGTIQSFPVSQLYDYANAAYQAARPNTDLVFFATRLTNPAQNRVVALNAATGALVFNYQPGDLGMVSGGMLVDYANNRLYVGSKTHAGSQASLRILNTLTGAEVGRLSLGDIELSLVRNAVTNQVLVSNSDGVVHGVELATMQPAWNVAVSSRPSPSSPPAFTSFARPQGGGFVVSLTSGRVEFWDYGGSPTTPPARKWGANLANPSGTFSLNRSGVVRIYAGAADGRVHVLDFLTGADLQQLSLGGAQLIGTPTIDTTVSRLHVGSQDGRICAFPVPFP, encoded by the coding sequence GTGAAGACTTCCTCGACCCTTGGCTTCGTGGCGCTGCTGGCCTGTCTCCTGGTTCCCGCCGAGGTGCTCGCCCAGCGCTCCTTCACCATCACCCAGGTCCGTGCCCCGGGGGAGACCACAGCGCGCGTGGTGATGGAGGAGGTCTCCGAGCTGACGTTCGATGTGCGCAACACGTCGAACAACAACTCGCGGCGGATGAACGAGATCTACTTCGTCCTGCCGAACACCCACGCGCTCCTGGAGAGCCCGGCGCCCCCGGGCTGGATGGTGAGCTACTTCGACGCGCCGTCGCGGACCATCGCCTTCGCGCGCGCGGGCGTCACCTGCGCGTCCGCGGACTATGGGCTCGCCATGAACGAGACGGTCCGGCTCACGATCCGGACGATTCCGAGTCCGGCGGCCAGCGACCAGGCCGGGCAGCGCTTCGCGACGGGGACGGTCGGGCGGGATACGTGCCTGGGGCAGAACTTCACGGCGAGCAACCTCACCAATGCCGCGTCCCAGTGGGTGCGTTCGGGGCTCTTCGCCCACGTCTCCGCGCAGCCCCGCGTCCTCCCCGTCCAGGGGGACCTCACCGCTCGCATCGTCCTGGAGAACCGGACGAGCCAGGGCACGGCGCTGCAGAACGTCTCGGCCGAGGGGCCGACGTCGAACGTCGGTCTGGTGTCGTTCGAGATCGTCGAGCTCCAGCCCGCGAACTTCCAGGTGAACATCCCCGCGCGTGGCGCCGGAATCCTCTCCGCGCGCGTGAGGACGCTCAGCGGCGGCGAGCTGGTGGCGTACGTGCGTGGCACGGGCCCGGCCAACCTCAGCTCGCAGGTGGCCGCGACCCCCATGGTCAACGTGGGGGTGCTGCCCGCGGCGGCGGACGTCGACACGCTCGACGCCTTCGCGGGTGAGACGGTGAAGGTCCGGCTGAGCGTCACGAACGCCTCCACGACGGCCACGTACCTGAACGTGACGCCCCGGGCCCCGGTGCTCCGGGGGACGGCGGGCGCGACGTTGGTCTCCGGCCCCACGCCCGCGAGCGTGTCGCGGCTGTCGCCCGGGACGTCCGCGCACTTCATCTGGACCTATCAGCTCAGCGGCGCCGAGTTCTCCGACTACATCTTCGACCTGCGGGCGGATGCCACCCTCGACGGGAGCGCCGTGACGACGTCGCTGGTGAGTACGTCCCAGGGGCGCATCGTGGCGCACCGTGTCCGCGCGAGCCCCTCCGCGCTGCTGTCGGGCAACTCGAGCCAGACGGTGGTCTACACGGTCCAGAACCGGGGCCAGGTGCCGCTGGCCGAGGTCCGCATCCTCAAGCCCGCCGCGAACTTCTTCACGGCGTCCAACACGGTTCCGCCAGTCACCGGCTGGAGCGTGACGAGCAACACCAACGTGGGCATCACCTGGGAGGCCAACAACAACGCGAACCGCATCCCCGTGGGAGGGGAGCGCTCGTTCAGCGTGACGTACAGCTCGGTGGGCGCCGTCACCGCGAACACGGCCTTCCGCCAGCGCTTCCACCTCGCCACCTCCTACGCCAGTGGCTCCGACACCCGCATCGACACGCCGATGACGGTGGTCACGGGCACGGCCCCCGAGGTGGAGCGCCTCACCGCGGTCGCCCGGGACGGCAGCGTGACGCTGAACTGGGACAACCCCGCGGCGCACAATGGGGTGTTGATCCTGCGGGCCGCGGGCGCGGCGCCGAACGTCGCGCCCGTGCCGGGACGCACGTATGCGGCGGGCGCGACGCTCGGCAATGCCACGGTCGTCTACGCGGACACGTTCAGCTCCGCCACGACCTTCGAGGACACGTCCGTCACCAACGGCACGACGTACTACTACCGCGTCTTCAACGCCGATGACGTGAAGTGGTACTCGGCGGGCAACCGCCCCACGTCCGCTGCGCTGGTGGCGACGCCCCAGGCCCGCGTGGCCGGGGGCCCGCTGTGGTGCTACTCCGTGGGCCTGGACGCGCGTCAGCAACCCATCACCGAGCTGGGCGTGGGCGTCTTCAGCGCGTTCAACGACTCCGTGGTGGCCAACCTCACGCAGGTGAGCAACCCCGCCCAGGACGGCGCCGAGCGTTGGCGCCCGCTCCCCCTGTCGGGGCTCATCGGCAGCCGCTTCCCGGTGGTGCCCCTCCATGGGCGGCCCGGGCAGTACATCCTGGTGGGGGACCAGTCCGGCGTCGGCTACGCCATCGACACCGCGACGGGGATTCCGTTGTGGCGCTGGGACAACAACGGCGCGCCCATCGGCACCATCCAGTCCTTCCCGGTCAGCCAGCTCTACGACTACGCGAACGCCGCCTACCAGGCCGCGAGGCCGAACACGGACCTGGTCTTCTTCGCCACGCGCCTGACCAACCCGGCGCAGAACCGCGTGGTCGCGCTCAATGCGGCCACCGGGGCCCTGGTCTTCAACTACCAGCCGGGGGACCTGGGCATGGTCAGCGGAGGCATGCTGGTGGACTACGCCAACAACCGCCTCTACGTGGGGTCGAAGACGCATGCGGGCTCGCAGGCCTCGCTGCGCATCCTGAACACGCTCACCGGCGCGGAGGTGGGGCGGCTGTCGCTCGGCGACATCGAGCTGAGCCTCGTGCGCAACGCGGTGACGAACCAGGTGCTGGTGAGCAACAGCGACGGCGTGGTGCATGGCGTGGAGCTGGCGACCATGCAGCCCGCGTGGAACGTCGCCGTGTCGTCGCGCCCCTCGCCGTCCTCGCCCCCCGCGTTCACCAGCTTCGCGCGGCCCCAGGGCGGGGGCTTCGTGGTGAGCCTGACGAGCGGCCGGGTGGAGTTCTGGGACTACGGCGGCTCGCCGACGACGCCTCCGGCGCGCAAGTGGGGCGCCAACCTGGCGAACCCCTCCGGCACCTTCAGCCTCAACCGGAGTGGCGTGGTCCGCATCTACGCGGGCGCGGCGGATGGCCGCGTCCACGTGCTCGACTTCCTGACAGGCGCCGACCTCCAGCAGCTCTCGCTGGGCGGCGCGCAGCTCATCGGCACGCCCACCATCGACACCACCGTCTCCCGACTGCACGTCGGCTCGCAGGATGGGCGCATCTGCGCCTTCCCGGTCCCTTTCCCGTGA
- a CDS encoding diguanylate cyclase, protein MERRGRTPGRSLVLIIEDDAGVLESLSDLLASRFDVLSAGDAGVGVDLAREHRPDLILLDRFLPSGDGLAVLETLQQDSRTEPVPVIFLTGDADEATLERCLEMGAVDFIHKPASARELMARIDRALRQSEQQRRLQILAQTDGLTGLANFRALTVRLEEEFRRAQRYQYPLSVVVIDLDHLKAINDGMGHDVGNRAILALANQLKGNLRESDFAARFGGDEFIALLPHQTAQEAAVFAERIRAGLRTVGMQRSDGRPAPFGLSVSVGIADHTLEVPREDTDALMKAADAALYEAKREGRDRVVVFGKPASHPPMQRH, encoded by the coding sequence ATGGAACGACGGGGGCGTACGCCGGGGCGATCCCTCGTGCTCATCATCGAGGACGATGCGGGCGTGCTCGAGAGCCTCTCGGACCTGCTCGCCTCGCGCTTCGACGTGCTGTCGGCGGGCGACGCGGGCGTGGGGGTGGACCTGGCGCGCGAGCACCGCCCGGACCTCATCCTGCTCGACAGGTTCCTGCCCAGCGGGGACGGGCTGGCGGTGCTGGAGACGCTCCAGCAGGACTCCCGCACGGAGCCGGTGCCCGTCATCTTCCTGACCGGGGACGCGGACGAGGCCACGCTGGAGCGCTGCCTGGAGATGGGCGCGGTGGACTTCATCCACAAACCGGCGAGCGCGAGGGAGCTGATGGCACGGATCGACCGGGCGCTGCGCCAGAGCGAACAGCAGCGGCGGTTGCAGATCCTCGCCCAGACGGACGGCCTCACCGGGCTGGCGAACTTCCGGGCGCTCACCGTGCGGCTGGAGGAGGAGTTCCGGCGGGCCCAGCGCTACCAGTATCCGCTGAGCGTCGTGGTCATCGACCTGGACCACCTCAAGGCCATCAACGACGGCATGGGCCACGACGTGGGCAACCGCGCCATCCTCGCCCTGGCCAACCAGCTCAAGGGGAACCTGCGCGAATCGGACTTCGCCGCGCGCTTCGGCGGGGACGAATTCATCGCCCTGCTGCCCCACCAGACGGCACAGGAGGCGGCGGTGTTCGCCGAGCGCATCCGCGCCGGGCTGCGCACCGTGGGCATGCAGCGCAGCGACGGCCGCCCCGCCCCCTTTGGATTGAGCGTGAGCGTCGGCATCGCCGACCACACCTTGGAGGTACCCCGCGAAGACACGGATGCGCTGATGAAAGCGGCGGACGCGGCCCTCTACGAAGCCAAGCGTGAGGGGCGTGACCGGGTGGTGGTGTTCGGCAAGCCCGCGTCGCACCCGCCCATGCAGCGACATTGA
- a CDS encoding response regulator, with protein sequence MNLGNRLTSGSRVAVIGGGIAGAGLAASLLFNGRARGLTLDVRVYSGGLSDRTAPPVVLTPECRSRLAALGCRIPSEWRAHELRGIEVIADGRRELLSASAGGLWVVDGWPQGEGGLSMLRDILSTAASAQGARFVERHVDRVERQPAAPDAPASVRGAGTLVVRAQGGGERFHAVALAGGAGLLMGDAFFPGFRPAPTMPAVQARLRHATSRLELTPLARLWIAPLPNVEALFLLPSADSVYALAFGPAVTPADLCQVLMMAARDGLLEEGFELAALEPTRLPFGPGRTLVAPGQLAVGPAAFGHPLQLGLSETLASCSRAAVAMLDGGLDAATLDRRYVREGLGELMEDAAAGARAASWMRRAGRRAPAAFVAAKARRASVGVYGGGVLGLSAPTPLTLLGTMRWAGLRELVGSWLRTTMEPVPLAVPEVEPDLYYVVDDDPDAREALTALLESTGAKVVSFADELALFCAVARRPPTAILLDVVLHWVDGLRLAEGLKQHPLTRGTRVVVMSGLNRPHVRQRALDAGAEAFLPKPVDPERLLRILMGRLPGSPMAPEPRRSNETGPGSDRYAS encoded by the coding sequence ATGAATCTGGGCAACAGGCTGACGAGTGGTTCCAGGGTGGCGGTCATCGGGGGCGGCATCGCGGGCGCGGGGTTGGCCGCGTCGCTGCTCTTCAACGGGCGGGCGCGCGGCCTGACGCTCGACGTGCGCGTCTACTCGGGGGGCCTCTCCGACCGGACCGCTCCGCCCGTCGTGCTGACGCCCGAGTGCCGCTCGCGCCTGGCCGCGCTCGGCTGCCGCATCCCCTCCGAGTGGCGGGCCCACGAGCTGCGTGGCATCGAAGTCATCGCCGACGGCCGTCGTGAGCTGCTGTCCGCGTCCGCCGGAGGACTGTGGGTGGTGGACGGGTGGCCCCAGGGCGAAGGGGGCTTGTCGATGCTGCGAGACATCCTCTCGACCGCGGCCAGCGCCCAGGGCGCGCGCTTCGTCGAGCGCCACGTGGACCGCGTGGAGCGGCAGCCCGCCGCGCCGGATGCCCCCGCGTCCGTCCGGGGGGCCGGCACCCTGGTGGTGCGCGCCCAGGGCGGCGGAGAGCGCTTCCACGCCGTGGCGCTCGCGGGGGGCGCGGGGCTCTTGATGGGCGACGCCTTCTTCCCCGGCTTCCGCCCCGCCCCCACCATGCCCGCGGTCCAGGCGCGCCTGCGGCACGCGACCTCCCGGCTGGAGCTGACACCCCTGGCCCGCCTGTGGATCGCCCCGCTGCCGAACGTGGAGGCGCTGTTCCTCCTCCCGAGCGCGGACTCCGTCTATGCCCTGGCCTTCGGTCCAGCGGTGACCCCCGCGGACCTGTGCCAGGTGCTGATGATGGCCGCGCGGGACGGCCTCCTCGAGGAGGGCTTCGAGCTGGCCGCGCTGGAGCCGACGCGCCTCCCCTTCGGACCGGGACGCACGCTCGTGGCGCCGGGGCAGCTCGCGGTGGGGCCCGCCGCGTTCGGCCACCCGCTCCAGCTGGGGCTGTCGGAGACGCTGGCCTCGTGCAGTCGCGCCGCCGTGGCGATGCTCGACGGAGGGCTGGACGCCGCGACGCTGGACCGCCGCTACGTGCGCGAAGGGCTGGGCGAGCTGATGGAGGACGCGGCGGCCGGAGCGCGGGCGGCGTCCTGGATGCGGCGCGCGGGACGCCGGGCCCCCGCGGCCTTCGTCGCGGCGAAGGCCCGGCGCGCGTCGGTCGGGGTCTACGGCGGCGGAGTGCTGGGCCTCAGCGCGCCCACGCCCCTGACGCTGCTGGGCACGATGCGCTGGGCCGGCCTCCGGGAGCTGGTGGGGTCGTGGCTGCGCACGACGATGGAGCCCGTCCCCCTGGCGGTGCCCGAGGTGGAGCCGGACCTGTACTACGTGGTCGATGACGATCCGGATGCCCGGGAGGCCCTGACGGCGCTCCTCGAGAGCACCGGCGCGAAGGTGGTGTCCTTCGCGGACGAGCTGGCGCTGTTCTGCGCGGTGGCCCGTCGGCCGCCCACCGCCATCCTGCTCGACGTCGTGCTGCACTGGGTGGATGGCCTGCGTCTGGCGGAGGGGCTCAAGCAGCACCCGCTCACCCGAGGCACGCGAGTGGTGGTGATGAGCGGCCTCAATCGCCCCCACGTCCGCCAGCGCGCGCTCGACGCGGGCGCCGAGGCCTTCCTCCCCAAGCCCGTGGACCCCGAGCGGCTGCTGCGCATCCTCATGGGGCGCCTGCCCGGCTCTCCCATGGCCCCCGAGCCCCGGCGCTCGAACGAGACGGGGCCCGGTTCGGACCGCTACGCGTCCTGA
- a CDS encoding RsmB/NOP family class I SAM-dependent RNA methyltransferase, producing MDSVWPTHPLDAARLGRPSRRAATAALEAHIAVLRGEPLKAALANALRDADGLGGQERRFAALVVRELSRHQRLLDLAARTLGHPPGKLGLTEDQALVRYALWRRLFCGEGWTRIGPEVRLPGPVRPRTLKDDVLQKVVESPLPAPALPDTHAERLAVRYSFPTWLVTKLAEAYPESALEGLLASLDEEPGLHFRVRPPGTRDAVLAALAEEGVVAEPVGAAPDAVRVVDASHRVFETRVMKTGRLQVQDVGSQLISEVCRPVGGSLAGLTVADVCAGAGGKTLALADFVGPTGRVVAGDRSRRRLAEARERVRHFSLRQVAFPHPLPLSDADVLLIDAPCSGTGSLAREPDQKWKLTAQEISKFQTTQSELLEEVARQARPGALVVYATCSVLPEEDERVVESFLAKHPEFTLEPVADVLGAERAALAAQGPYLKALPPRVPGGGFFAARLRRSPQG from the coding sequence GTGGACTCCGTCTGGCCCACCCACCCGCTCGATGCGGCGCGACTGGGGCGTCCCTCTCGAAGGGCCGCCACCGCGGCGCTCGAGGCCCACATCGCGGTGCTCCGGGGCGAGCCGCTCAAGGCCGCGCTGGCCAATGCCCTGCGGGACGCGGACGGACTCGGAGGGCAGGAGCGGCGCTTCGCGGCCCTCGTCGTGCGCGAGCTGTCGCGGCACCAGCGCCTTTTGGACCTGGCCGCGAGGACGCTGGGGCACCCGCCCGGGAAGCTGGGGCTCACCGAGGATCAGGCGCTCGTGCGGTACGCGCTCTGGCGCCGGCTCTTCTGTGGAGAGGGCTGGACGCGCATCGGACCGGAGGTCCGGCTCCCGGGGCCGGTGCGCCCGCGCACCCTCAAGGATGACGTCCTCCAGAAGGTGGTGGAGTCCCCGTTGCCTGCGCCGGCGCTTCCGGACACCCACGCGGAGCGGCTCGCGGTCCGCTACTCGTTCCCCACGTGGCTGGTGACGAAGCTGGCGGAGGCGTATCCCGAGTCGGCGCTGGAGGGACTCCTGGCCTCGCTGGACGAGGAGCCCGGGCTGCACTTCCGGGTTCGTCCGCCCGGCACCCGCGACGCGGTGCTCGCCGCGCTGGCGGAGGAGGGCGTCGTCGCGGAGCCCGTCGGCGCCGCTCCGGACGCCGTCCGCGTGGTCGACGCGAGCCACCGCGTCTTCGAGACGCGCGTCATGAAGACGGGGCGGCTGCAGGTGCAGGACGTGGGCAGTCAGCTCATCTCCGAGGTGTGTCGCCCGGTGGGAGGCTCGCTCGCGGGGCTCACCGTGGCGGATGTATGCGCGGGCGCCGGCGGGAAGACGCTCGCGCTCGCGGACTTCGTGGGGCCCACCGGTCGGGTGGTCGCGGGGGATCGCTCTCGCCGCCGGCTGGCCGAGGCGCGTGAGCGCGTCCGCCACTTCTCCTTGAGGCAGGTCGCCTTCCCGCACCCGCTGCCCCTGTCCGACGCGGACGTCCTCTTGATCGACGCGCCCTGTAGCGGCACGGGCTCGCTGGCCCGCGAGCCGGATCAGAAGTGGAAGCTGACGGCGCAGGAGATCTCCAAGTTCCAGACGACGCAGTCGGAGCTCCTGGAGGAGGTGGCTCGGCAGGCCCGCCCCGGCGCGCTCGTCGTCTATGCCACCTGCTCCGTGCTGCCGGAGGAGGACGAGCGGGTCGTCGAGTCCTTCCTCGCGAAGCACCCGGAGTTCACCCTGGAGCCGGTGGCGGACGTACTCGGGGCGGAGCGCGCGGCCCTGGCCGCCCAGGGGCCCTATCTCAAGGCGCTGCCTCCCCGGGTTCCGGGCGGCGGCTTCTTCGCGGCCCGGTTGCGGCGCTCCCCCCAGGGTTGA
- the miaA gene encoding tRNA (adenosine(37)-N6)-dimethylallyltransferase MiaA, producing MVEGRSQGPLLTVIAGPTASGKTALAIDLALRAGGEIVSADSQQVYRHFDIATAKPSAEELARVPHHLISEVDPLEAFSAAEYQRRADAAIADVTRRGKPVFVVGGTGLYLRILLHGVVEAPGALPDLRAELEAVAAAEGREAVHRRLARVDPETAAKLPPQDLVRVVRALEIHAQTGVPASGFRKAHAFAPDRYAFRLFVLEPPREELYQRINVRTRALFASGLVEETRALLARGYGEAAPMRSVGYVQARAVVEGRMTEAEAIDDTAQETRRYAKRQLTWFRKEPGALFVTPPYDGLTEGGRAGPG from the coding sequence GTGGTTGAAGGACGGTCGCAAGGCCCGCTGCTCACGGTCATCGCGGGGCCGACGGCGTCGGGGAAGACGGCGCTCGCCATCGACCTGGCCCTCCGGGCGGGCGGGGAGATCGTCAGCGCCGATTCCCAGCAGGTGTACCGGCACTTCGACATCGCCACCGCCAAGCCCTCCGCGGAGGAGCTGGCCCGGGTGCCCCATCACCTCATCTCCGAGGTGGACCCGCTCGAGGCGTTCTCCGCCGCCGAGTACCAGCGCCGCGCGGACGCGGCCATCGCGGACGTCACCCGGCGCGGCAAGCCCGTGTTCGTGGTGGGCGGCACGGGCCTGTACCTGCGCATCCTCCTCCATGGCGTGGTGGAGGCGCCGGGCGCGCTGCCGGACCTGCGGGCCGAACTGGAGGCCGTGGCCGCCGCGGAGGGGCGAGAGGCGGTGCATCGCCGGCTGGCGAGGGTGGACCCCGAGACGGCGGCGAAGCTCCCGCCGCAAGATCTGGTGCGCGTCGTGCGCGCTCTGGAGATCCACGCCCAGACGGGCGTCCCGGCGTCGGGGTTCCGCAAGGCCCACGCCTTCGCGCCGGACCGCTACGCGTTCCGCCTCTTCGTGCTGGAGCCGCCGCGCGAGGAGCTCTACCAACGCATCAACGTCCGGACGCGCGCGCTGTTCGCGAGCGGGCTGGTGGAGGAGACGCGAGCCCTCCTGGCCCGGGGCTATGGCGAGGCGGCGCCCATGCGCAGCGTGGGCTACGTGCAGGCCCGCGCCGTGGTGGAGGGCCGGATGACGGAGGCCGAGGCCATCGACGACACGGCCCAGGAGACCCGGCGATACGCCAAGCGCCAGCTCACCTGGTTCCGCAAGGAGCCGGGGGCGCTCTTCGTGACGCCGCCGTATGACGGGCTCACGGAGGGCGGGCGAGCCGGGCCTGGCTGA
- a CDS encoding HdeD family acid-resistance protein — translation MATSYNRESMTRDESRATSAAWGGLFVLGLLIVLLGIVALGASFLTSLVTAIFFGALLAVMGIAEIVSAVRMRKGGGPFWLYLLSGVLSTVVGLLVLVYPAAGLGAMTILLAGYFFASGLFHVVTSVMDRYPRWGWDCLYGAISLLLGVIVMAQWPISAVWLVGTLVGIAILMRGIALMAGSLDMRRALRQGVRT, via the coding sequence ATGGCCACCAGCTACAATCGGGAGTCGATGACGCGAGACGAGTCGCGGGCCACCTCGGCGGCATGGGGGGGACTCTTCGTGCTCGGGTTGCTCATCGTCCTCCTCGGAATCGTCGCGCTGGGCGCGTCGTTCCTCACCAGCCTCGTCACCGCCATCTTCTTCGGCGCGCTGCTCGCGGTGATGGGCATCGCGGAGATCGTCTCCGCCGTCCGCATGCGCAAGGGAGGTGGCCCCTTCTGGCTCTACCTGCTGAGCGGGGTGCTCTCCACGGTGGTGGGCCTGCTGGTCCTCGTGTACCCGGCCGCCGGGCTGGGGGCGATGACCATCCTGCTGGCGGGCTACTTCTTCGCCAGCGGCCTGTTCCATGTCGTCACGTCGGTGATGGACCGCTACCCCCGGTGGGGCTGGGACTGCCTGTATGGCGCCATCTCCCTCCTGCTGGGCGTCATCGTCATGGCCCAGTGGCCCATCTCCGCGGTGTGGCTGGTGGGCACCCTGGTGGGGATCGCCATCCTCATGCGCGGCATCGCCTTGATGGCGGGCTCGTTGGACATGCGCCGGGCGCTGCGGCAGGGCGTCCGGACCTGA